CAAGCAAAATCTGGTTTTGCCATCTCTTGTTCAAGCCATTTCTCGGCTTCAGCTTGATTGAACTTGATTCGTGAATCATCTTTTTTGATGGCCAATggattgttttgattcataGGAAATaatggatcaattttttcacgCTTGATTTTCACCGAAAGTAATTGTAAAACACTAGTGAGATTGGTGAAAAAGCCATCGGATGCAACagatttttcatccaaatgtAAACGTGAACGAGTACTGTTTCTCAGTAATGCTTCagtgaaaaattcaacagtTCTTGCACGACTTTtatgattcaataataaagaatgaaATATTGGATATAGTAGATCACGACGAATATAATCCAAAGTATTTTGCAGATCTATTGTCGTTTGTTTGACTACATCATGACCATTTTTACTTGGATAGTATTTATCGACAATTTTTGGCTATAAAataatataacaaaaaataattaaagcatagtaaaataatgatgaaaaactcACATCATCTTCAGCAAACACTGACAATCGCAAAAATGGTGACATGTATGCAATTTTAGAAAATTCACGACCATTCGATTCTGAAATGGTAGCCGGTAATAACCAATTTATCGTTTGAGAATTTGTTAGCTATTTgtgaaaagtgaaaaattacaaatcCACAATCTGATGATCAGCAACACAGGAACACTTACCAATTCACCAATTGGATAATTGGATTTTCCGACCGAAACATTACAAATCTGATTAAGTATTTGTAATGGtaatttatgattatcataaatgaatgaacaatagGAATTCATATCTAACCAAAGATTTTGTAAAATTGGTTCAAAAATTGCTGCAAACAATGTAGGTGAATAGTGATTATAGGTGTTGACAATAAAACTATTGATAAAATCTGGATGTAATTTTTGTGAATACAATAATTGCAGGAAATAATTTATAAGATATGAATCCGATTCCGATTGATTCATGATCAATGCAACAAAATTGAtgcattgatttttaatcGATGCCAATAAATCGCGAATAATTGgtgtttcatatttttccaatgttaatttttcttctttgttggctcgattgaatgaatccaGCACATATGATAGGGctaaaatatatttattacgATATGACATAAAATTCACGGCTTCAAAATCATTgttctttttgattttgaatgttgattgaatgattgattcaaaattttctggtttaaatttattgaaataaGCGAGACTATCATCAAAACTGACCGGTTGATTAATGAGATTCGTTACAATTTCCAtgagaatgaattgaataatattcTTGTAATCATCGGTTGGTTTGATTTTAGTTTTAAATTCTTGAAGATTTATTGTGACtggtgaatgaatcaattgatcattgttgccattattttcattggaaatttcAACATTAAATGTTTTCGatattatattgaaaattgtcaacGATAAGGAATTTGATtcttcaaatgaatcaagaaCAATATCAGATTTTGACTCGAATGAATTATCTCGTTGTCGTTTAAGATTTTCACGACGTTCTTCAATATTATCTACATCCATCTTCTCGATACGAGCATCTGAACCGCCAAtatttggattcattttatcattgtgAGGAGTACAATCAACATCCATTGCTGATGGTGGTTctggatatgatgatgatcgtttatCCGAAACAAAATCTAAATTAACATTATATTTGAGTGATGATTCATTTCCTTGTTCAGTGTTAGCCGGGTTATTCACTCCTTGCTGTTGATGTAGGTGATGATTGAGGGtgtcgtttctttttttattattatttgccgTCGTCTTGGTTGATGAATTACAATTCAAtggctgttgctgttgaagAAGACTTGATTCGGCAAGCTGCGGCAACAAATTGGCAGAtgttgtcattattgttgatgatgccGCTACATTAATAGATGATTGAACTtgatgtcgttgttgttgttgttgttgttgttgttgtccggcagggttattgttattattatggtatGCTCCAGCACCAGCCAATCTTGAGAGTCGTTTGCGTCGTAACTAATAGAAAGCATATTCCAAGGTCATTATTCGTTTTAATGGCAAGAATTTACAATcgccaagaaaaaaaagacaaactTACCTCTTCAGGAGTCAATTCTCGAGATGTTTGTGGAACATAAATTTCTGGTATGATGGTATTTGCCAAATGAGATGaagtggatgatgatgatatttccgaattgattattggattatcattttcaccCGAAGAATTCCCAGGAAcatttgatggtgatggcgactgatcatttgattgatccataattagactgatgatgatgtaaaacTGATGAAATGCATTAAATTGtggattattatgattaagattatgaataattgaaatacCTTTTTCGAATATATCGAGTATATTTTCGattgaaataaagaaaaaaaatcacatttgattatgaataGCGATGGTTATAAGAAGAATGGATTGATCACTTGGTTAAATatacgatgataatgatagcaaataaaagagaaaaaaaaagatgatgatgatgatgaaatcaagtGAGAAAATTGGTTATAGAATTATAAAACTAgcatttatttattactaCTATAGTGATGATATGGActaatcgacaaaaaaaaattgaactaaaaccaaaatgatgatgcttttgttgttgtgtactAAAAGACGAAAATTTTCtatatcagaaaaaaagaacggCAAggcaacacacacacacacaaaaaacgATTTGGTGAAGATGAAATACGATTGAAACTCAACACAATATGAAGCAATGAGCAtctgacgacgacgacgatgatgatgactatagAAAAACTATTACAAGTCGCACATACAAAACATacacatgattttttttcgatatctAAATtcgagaacaaaaaaaaatttgtaggCGTTGTATACACAGTGGAAAAACTTGTGattgtgtgttgtttttttttgcagaatgaaaaattcttccaTAGAAATTCAGCAATATagcattgttgttgttgtcgctgttATTGTAAATGTGgttattgaataataacaaaagaaTTCTTTATCCAAAAGAATCGTTAAGATTTATTTACGAACcaacctcatcatcatcatcatgaagatggtgataatgatattgaaattgataaaagtcaagtcgtgttttttttcactctgatgatgatgaataatcagTTAGCATGATACGATTTAGAATGAATTTTACTACAAACACACGTACACACATTAAAAAAAGGCaaagacatcatcatcaatttaaagAACTTGGCTTTGGCTGAAttcttgataatgatggtgattatatGACAGGATTATTGAAATATTCGTACTTGTCTTGACAAATTCAAAAGAAGAATATTCAGTTATTCTGGATTAGTAATAATTCTTTagaatggcaacaacaaaaacaacaaaaattggaCAGAATTGtggtaaacaaacaaataaaacgaTCTAATAGAAAAGCAAATGaacttttcaattcaaaatggctgaaaatgaattttttcactttctttttattcttgtttgttgtttacgaaatatttgttcaaaaaacaacaacgacgaaaaaAGGCTTTAACAcgcaattttttctttcattgtgAATATCAAAATCTTGCCCCATAGGGCATGAcaataaccagaaaaattaaaaaaggCTGTTACCCTggatttcacttttttttgtgtgtttaaaAAAACTCATTCATTTGGATTGTATCTGGTGGGTATagaaaacgacgacgacgcaTGCGTTTTCATATGgattcattgaattaattcaaaTCCATATCCGTGATATTAGAATAGAAACTGATGAATTatggatgttgatgatgtttgaacATTGAAAAGGTTATTGTTCGAAAATGGTTGGCGCGCGAATAtttacaagtttttttttcatgatcatcatcattcatcattgatgaaattaaaaccagttgtcgttgttgtcgtgaGAGAAAGATGAAATTCAAGTGCGTCTTATCCGTTTgaatacaacaacagcaacaacaacaacaacaacgtgaTTTCATTAGAAATTgcattgaaatgaaagaatctTGTGATTCATTCtt
This is a stretch of genomic DNA from Dermatophagoides farinae isolate YC_2012a chromosome 6, ASM2471394v1, whole genome shotgun sequence. It encodes these proteins:
- the Ube4B gene encoding ubiquitination factor E4B — translated: MDQSNDQSPSPSNVPGNSSGENDNPIINSEISSSSTSSHLANTIIPEIYVPQTSRELTPEELRRKRLSRLAGAGAYHNNNNNPAGQQQQQQQQQRHQVQSSINVAASSTIMTTSANLLPQLAESSLLQQQQPLNCNSSTKTTANNNKKRNDTLNHHLHQQQGVNNPANTEQGNESSLKYNVNLDFVSDKRSSSYPEPPSAMDVDCTPHNDKMNPNIGGSDARIEKMDVDNIEERRENLKRQRDNSFESKSDIVLDSFEESNSLSLTIFNIISKTFNVEISNENNGNNDQLIHSPVTINLQEFKTKIKPTDDYKNIIQFILMEIVTNLINQPVSFDDSLAYFNKFKPENFESIIQSTFKIKKNNDFEAVNFMSYRNKYILALSYVLDSFNRANKEEKLTLEKYETPIIRDLLASIKNQCINFVALIMNQSESDSYLINYFLQLLYSQKLHPDFINSFIVNTYNHYSPTLFAAIFEPILQNLWLDMNSYCSFIYDNHKLPLQILNQICNVSVGKSNYPIGELLTNSQTINWLLPATISESNGREFSKIAYMSPFLRLSVFAEDDPKIVDKYYPSKNGHDVVKQTTIDLQNTLDYIRRDLLYPIFHSLLLNHKSRARTVEFFTEALLRNSTRSRLHLDEKSVASDGFFTNLTSVLQLLSVKIKREKIDPLFPMNQNNPLAIKKDDSRIKFNQAEAEKWLEQEMAKPDFAWNEVTFSTQCFFQTLYAHHISVIPCIRKHMRRLRTIRELNRFIEAHQTDQSNRLRRYKEQMLRYHKSKLCAEAGLLDERFLGRCMIFYNQFIHFLLKLINCDNEYDLELPLPQNVPPIFASYPDWYLEDLADFLIFIIQHCSTILEPPNPYYDSANFECLILFIIVVICSPHYINNPYLTAKFIEIVFLSSPIVNTHSSTFHAKIMNHPLADQYLVRALMKFYTDVEITGTSNEFYDKFTIRYHISIIFKSFWTNQKQQFAIINEADNGKNFVKFINMLMNDTTFLLDEALVSLKRIHEIKEDMKNPENWNRQTREQRETRERQLAFDERQCRSFLILAVENVDMLHYLTKTVQKPFEAVELIDRLAAMLNFNLQQLCGKKCKSLKVPNPEKYGWDPKYLLDKITDIYLHLKSKKFYQAIANDERSYSHELFKDAASKMERIHIKSQHKIESFLLIISEVEKILEVKKQMEIDFSDAPENYKDPLMDTIMDDPVILPSGNIMDRSVIIRHLLNASTDPFNRQPLNEDMLVPNDKLRQEIKEWKQQKIRNAKHEKKNAETDTDETEEQ